One Micavibrio aeruginosavorus ARL-13 genomic window carries:
- a CDS encoding helix-turn-helix domain-containing protein: MITAPQIRAARAFLNWSQDELAKQAGVSAPTIKRVELKGPDSSSLGTIKAIKAALEAGGVSFSDEGCVCPSATPCKKTA; encoded by the coding sequence ATGATTACCGCCCCCCAGATCCGCGCCGCGCGAGCTTTTTTGAATTGGAGCCAAGATGAACTGGCCAAGCAAGCCGGTGTATCAGCGCCCACCATTAAGCGCGTGGAGCTGAAAGGCCCAGATTCATCCTCACTGGGAACCATCAAGGCCATCAAAGCCGCGCTCGAGGCTGGAGGAGTTTCCTTCAGTGATGAAGGCTGTGTTTGCCCCAGCGCAACGCCGTGCAAGAAGACGGCATAA
- the mltA gene encoding murein transglycosylase A, with the protein MMKNMRPFSLVLVLSFALAACGTGPEEPSRLAPDDAKLVLRAADVSALPGWNEDDVSQVLPALQKSCARILKAAPDKAFGVDARFGTMADWQMPCNALTQTPPTDMRAFMNQWFNVYAAVADTDRGDHENGLFTGYYEASLNGSRTRHGVYQTPLRVRPADLVMVDLGQFRDSLKGQRIAGRVIDGNLKPFESRTQIEAQTPALKDDDATVLAWVDNPVDAFFLQIQGSGRVQMDDGSVLQVGYAAQNGHPYTAIGRELIKRGAMTKDEVSMQSIRAWLEAHPDQADELMNVNASYVYFQLIEGEGPLGGENIALTAGRSLAIDRSKIPYGVPLWLDAGGPGSDTDKTVPPIRRLMMAQDTGGAIRGAVRGDVYFGFGDAAEHNAGLMKSDGRYWFFIPKSVTFDPQ; encoded by the coding sequence ATGATGAAAAACATGCGCCCCTTTTCTTTGGTTCTGGTTTTATCCTTTGCGCTGGCCGCGTGTGGCACCGGGCCGGAAGAGCCGTCCCGCCTTGCCCCTGATGATGCCAAGCTGGTGTTGCGTGCGGCGGATGTGTCGGCCCTGCCGGGCTGGAACGAAGATGATGTGTCACAGGTTTTACCCGCCTTGCAAAAATCCTGCGCCCGCATTTTAAAGGCCGCACCGGATAAGGCATTTGGCGTTGATGCGCGTTTTGGCACCATGGCGGATTGGCAGATGCCGTGTAACGCGCTGACGCAAACACCGCCCACCGATATGCGGGCCTTTATGAACCAATGGTTCAATGTCTATGCGGCCGTTGCAGATACGGATCGTGGTGATCATGAAAACGGCCTGTTTACCGGCTATTACGAAGCGTCACTGAACGGGTCGCGCACGCGGCACGGTGTGTACCAAACACCCTTGCGCGTGCGTCCGGCGGATCTGGTGATGGTGGATCTAGGCCAATTCCGCGACAGTCTAAAAGGCCAGCGGATTGCAGGCCGCGTGATCGACGGGAATTTAAAACCGTTTGAATCGCGCACACAAATCGAAGCGCAAACCCCCGCATTGAAAGATGATGACGCGACCGTTCTGGCGTGGGTGGATAATCCGGTGGACGCATTCTTCCTGCAAATTCAGGGCTCGGGCCGCGTGCAGATGGATGATGGGTCGGTGCTGCAGGTGGGTTATGCGGCACAGAATGGCCACCCCTATACAGCGATCGGACGCGAGCTGATCAAACGCGGCGCCATGACCAAGGACGAAGTGTCGATGCAATCGATCCGCGCGTGGTTGGAAGCCCATCCAGATCAGGCGGATGAATTGATGAACGTGAATGCGTCCTATGTCTATTTCCAGTTGATCGAGGGCGAAGGCCCGCTGGGCGGGGAGAATATTGCTCTGACGGCGGGGCGGTCATTGGCGATTGATCGCAGCAAAATCCCCTATGGCGTGCCGTTGTGGCTGGATGCGGGCGGGCCGGGGTCGGATACGGATAAAACCGTGCCGCCCATTCGTCGCCTGATGATGGCCCAGGATACGGGCGGTGCCATTCGCGGCGCGGTGCGCGGCGATGTGTATTTCGGTTTCGGTGATGCGGCAGAGCACAATGCCGGGCTGATGAAATCCGATGGCCGCTACTGGTTTTTCATTCCAAAATCGGTCACATTTGACCCGCAATAA
- a CDS encoding LamG-like jellyroll fold domain-containing protein translates to MSTFTMQIVASASFSADAPTLEVLVGGVVVGSAQITSGANGDYFFTLDFENDYPSSLQFRFNDASGEGGRSISIASVRINGTQVDTSYITLLTLLQTQTSTLNAAAVDHLFGRTTPTEGDFSGTPNNGTGGDDSIVGSNTDPDIINAGNGHDRIRGRDAANAIFGGAGDDKIFAGAGNDVVIGGTGADWLYGEDGDDILYGDDGDDIIVGGLGNDVANGGVGNDTLSGEAGADILFGDDGNDMLIGGAGDDHLFGDDGADTLSGGADNDTLYGGLGNDKLYGDAGNDTLYGEAGDDLLNGGAGDDILYGNNDNDTLIGGLGNDTLDGGAGDDVMNGGAGTDTLTYASAAAGITISLLLTTAQNTGGSGTDTISNFENLVGSDYADVLTGNTLANIISGGLGNDVIDGGLGNDMLDGGAGTNTVVYQSATSGVTVNLATGSATGGAGTDTLSNFLHLVGSDYADTLTGTTGNNIISGGLGGDTINGGDGSDTLYAVSAPVTVFTTNFNSGTESFVYADNVFGGTGGAYVSGSRNTGDGVNGNGSLEVFFDGTNATASGPMSGGHSRAFTLTEDVQDTVLTFQYKVIRSGTYETDEDSFVYVEIDGVRYGLNGNDHIVRMESDGNDPTYDTGWRQVSIDLGTLYQGNHTITLGGLVEGKNAADEDTTIRFDNIAIRTDPGSDDGVSNILNGGNGNDTLYGSAGTDTLNGNDGADTLYSGSTANVTSASILAAYPGLVYNATTGSFYLHVTTALTWEAANSAATAYLVNGVAGHLAHSNSATENAYLDAITGTANFWLGGSDGTVNGEWRWVGGPDDGTQFWQGLANGSAIGGAYTNWGSGEPNDYNGFEAHLEFYNGGVWNDQLPSTTRGYVIEWEADQILTSGNPTVLAGGDGLDQLYGSDGADIFQFDWIGAANDDDVIHDFDYNDGDGLDLSDLLAAFDPVTEAIADFVALSDGTSADLYQFITLNYDPLLYYRMGEANGSTMVDAMGILNGTYDNNPGKNNTAFNAAIGDGSIDFNGSNERGRVDDNAIFDLTAGTFMAWAKSETGTGTHSILSKHGSGTTNGQFHFGANLSNGNVTGELQIGGSTYTINVDPIAMGAADDVDQNDWNFYAFTFGAGGATLYFNGVAVYSNANFTSITGSDYRFIVGAENSGGNTTYAEYWNGDIDEVAVYDYKMGSQSINHIYQAGLNAFNGAVPTGLYVSPTGAYTDYTKIADFAGVTNVTNAMDLFDAGQIIV, encoded by the coding sequence ATGTCCACATTCACCATGCAAATCGTTGCCAGCGCATCGTTCAGCGCCGACGCGCCGACGCTTGAGGTTTTGGTGGGTGGTGTCGTGGTTGGATCGGCCCAGATTACATCCGGCGCGAATGGTGATTATTTCTTCACGCTCGATTTTGAAAATGATTATCCATCCAGCCTGCAATTCCGTTTCAATGATGCCTCGGGCGAAGGCGGGCGTAGCATTTCGATCGCATCCGTTCGCATCAACGGGACACAAGTCGACACCAGCTACATCACGCTGCTGACCCTGTTGCAGACCCAGACATCGACATTGAACGCGGCGGCGGTGGATCATTTATTTGGCCGCACGACCCCGACAGAAGGCGATTTTTCCGGTACACCCAACAACGGCACGGGCGGCGATGACAGCATCGTTGGGTCCAACACCGACCCCGATATCATCAATGCCGGAAATGGCCATGACCGCATTCGCGGGCGCGATGCCGCCAACGCCATTTTTGGCGGGGCGGGCGACGATAAAATTTTTGCCGGGGCGGGCAATGATGTTGTGATCGGCGGGACGGGCGCGGACTGGCTCTATGGTGAAGATGGTGATGACATTCTCTACGGCGATGATGGGGATGACATTATCGTTGGCGGACTGGGCAATGATGTGGCCAACGGCGGCGTTGGTAACGACACGCTGAGCGGCGAAGCCGGGGCCGATATCCTGTTCGGCGATGATGGCAATGACATGCTGATCGGCGGGGCGGGCGACGATCATCTGTTCGGGGATGATGGTGCGGACACGCTGTCTGGCGGGGCGGATAATGACACGCTCTATGGTGGCCTGGGCAATGATAAACTCTACGGCGATGCCGGAAATGACACGCTCTACGGTGAAGCGGGCGATGATTTGCTCAATGGTGGGGCGGGCGATGATATTTTGTACGGCAACAATGACAACGATACGCTGATTGGCGGGTTGGGTAACGACACGCTGGATGGCGGGGCCGGGGATGATGTGATGAATGGCGGGGCGGGCACAGACACCCTGACCTATGCCAGTGCCGCTGCGGGGATTACGATTTCACTGCTGCTGACCACGGCGCAGAATACTGGCGGATCCGGAACGGACACGATTTCCAATTTTGAAAACCTGGTCGGCTCGGATTATGCCGACGTGCTGACCGGAAACACGCTGGCCAATATTATCAGCGGCGGGCTGGGCAATGATGTGATTGATGGGGGTCTGGGCAACGACATGCTGGATGGCGGCGCCGGAACCAATACGGTTGTTTACCAAAGCGCAACGTCCGGCGTAACGGTCAATCTGGCCACGGGATCAGCCACGGGCGGTGCGGGCACGGATACGCTGTCGAATTTCCTGCATCTGGTGGGGTCGGATTATGCCGATACACTGACCGGAACGACGGGCAATAACATTATTTCCGGCGGGTTGGGTGGTGATACGATCAATGGCGGGGATGGTAGCGATACGCTTTATGCCGTGTCGGCCCCGGTGACCGTCTTTACCACCAATTTCAACAGCGGCACGGAAAGCTTTGTTTACGCCGACAATGTTTTTGGCGGCACGGGCGGGGCCTATGTCAGTGGCAGCCGCAATACCGGGGATGGCGTCAACGGCAACGGGTCGCTGGAAGTGTTCTTTGATGGCACCAACGCGACAGCCAGCGGTCCCATGTCCGGCGGGCACAGCCGCGCCTTCACCTTGACCGAAGATGTGCAGGATACGGTGCTGACCTTCCAGTACAAGGTGATCCGCTCCGGCACCTATGAAACGGACGAAGACAGTTTCGTCTATGTCGAAATTGACGGCGTGCGCTATGGCCTGAACGGCAACGACCATATTGTCCGCATGGAAAGCGATGGCAACGACCCCACCTATGACACCGGATGGCGACAGGTCAGCATTGATCTGGGCACGTTGTATCAGGGCAATCACACCATCACGCTGGGCGGTTTGGTTGAGGGCAAAAATGCGGCGGATGAAGACACCACCATCCGGTTCGACAACATCGCCATTCGCACCGATCCGGGCAGTGATGACGGTGTATCCAATATCCTGAATGGCGGCAATGGCAATGATACGCTGTATGGCAGTGCCGGGACGGATACGCTGAATGGCAATGATGGGGCGGATACGCTCTATTCCGGATCAACGGCCAATGTGACCTCGGCCTCCATCCTCGCGGCGTATCCGGGACTGGTGTACAATGCCACGACGGGCAGTTTTTATCTGCATGTTACCACGGCCCTGACGTGGGAGGCGGCCAATTCTGCGGCGACGGCTTATCTGGTCAATGGCGTGGCCGGGCATCTGGCCCATTCCAATTCCGCGACGGAAAACGCCTATCTGGATGCGATTACGGGCACGGCCAATTTCTGGCTGGGCGGTTCGGATGGGACCGTGAACGGCGAATGGCGCTGGGTCGGCGGACCGGATGATGGCACGCAATTCTGGCAGGGACTGGCCAACGGGTCCGCGATTGGCGGGGCCTATACCAACTGGGGTTCGGGCGAACCCAACGATTATAACGGGTTCGAAGCGCACCTTGAATTTTACAATGGCGGCGTCTGGAACGACCAGCTGCCCAGCACCACGCGCGGTTACGTGATCGAATGGGAAGCGGACCAGATTTTAACGTCCGGCAACCCGACCGTTCTGGCCGGGGGTGATGGGCTGGATCAACTTTATGGGTCGGATGGCGCGGACATTTTCCAGTTTGACTGGATTGGCGCGGCCAATGACGATGATGTGATCCATGATTTTGATTATAATGATGGCGACGGGCTGGATTTATCCGATTTGCTGGCCGCGTTCGATCCGGTGACCGAGGCGATCGCCGATTTCGTGGCCTTAAGCGACGGCACCAGTGCGGACCTCTATCAATTCATCACGCTGAATTATGATCCGCTACTCTATTACCGCATGGGCGAAGCGAACGGCAGCACGATGGTCGATGCCATGGGGATTTTGAACGGCACCTATGACAACAACCCGGGCAAAAACAATACGGCGTTTAACGCCGCGATTGGTGACGGGTCCATCGATTTCAACGGCAGCAACGAACGCGGCCGTGTTGATGACAACGCCATTTTTGACCTGACCGCCGGAACCTTCATGGCGTGGGCCAAATCCGAAACCGGAACGGGCACGCATTCGATTTTATCCAAACACGGGTCCGGCACCACCAACGGTCAATTTCATTTCGGGGCGAATTTATCGAACGGCAATGTCACGGGCGAATTGCAAATTGGCGGCTCCACCTACACCATCAATGTCGACCCCATCGCCATGGGCGCGGCGGACGACGTGGACCAGAATGACTGGAATTTCTACGCCTTTACCTTCGGCGCGGGTGGGGCGACCCTGTATTTCAACGGTGTCGCGGTCTATTCCAACGCCAATTTCACGTCCATTACGGGATCGGATTATCGCTTTATCGTCGGCGCGGAAAATTCGGGCGGCAACACGACCTACGCCGAATACTGGAACGGCGACATCGACGAAGTGGCCGTCTATGACTACAAAATGGGCAGCCAGTCCATCAACCACATCTACCAGGCGGGCCTGAACGCCTTCAACGGTGCCGTCCCCACCGGCCTCTACGTCTCCCCCACCGGGGCCTACACGGATTACACTAAAATCGCCGACTTCGCCGGGGTCACCAATGTGACAAACGCGATGGACCTGTTCGATGCCGGACAGATCATTGTGTAG
- a CDS encoding Tim44/TimA family putative adaptor protein: MTADLLLYALIAAGLVFWLRNVLGTRHGDERQRPNPFARTDNDPARNASAPAHRPTPPVNNGALNGDAMPGILPGIDEPLPGVVIPVGKNMSAAKGAEAGLQEIANADHSFNATHFLEGAQDAFVMIVEAFAANDRGLLKNLLDPALYAAFDGAISAREARGEVALTEIHAIRRLEIIDARVQDKRALLTVRFVADETATIQNKDGEYISGNPDRVKETIDIWTFAKPLKSREPTWYLVATREEDADKKGMPETVA; this comes from the coding sequence GTGACCGCTGATCTTCTACTGTATGCCTTGATTGCCGCAGGCTTGGTGTTCTGGCTTCGCAACGTGCTGGGTACGCGCCATGGCGATGAACGCCAGCGCCCGAACCCGTTTGCCCGTACCGATAATGATCCGGCGCGCAACGCATCCGCTCCGGCCCATCGCCCGACCCCGCCCGTGAATAATGGGGCGCTGAACGGCGATGCCATGCCCGGCATCCTGCCCGGGATTGACGAACCCCTGCCCGGCGTGGTGATCCCGGTGGGCAAGAATATGAGCGCGGCCAAAGGGGCCGAGGCTGGCCTGCAGGAAATCGCTAACGCCGATCATTCCTTTAACGCCACGCATTTCCTGGAGGGCGCGCAGGATGCGTTCGTGATGATTGTTGAGGCTTTTGCCGCCAATGATCGCGGCCTGTTGAAAAACCTGCTTGATCCGGCGCTGTATGCGGCGTTCGATGGCGCGATCAGTGCGCGTGAAGCGCGGGGTGAAGTCGCCCTGACTGAAATTCACGCTATTCGCCGCTTGGAAATCATTGATGCCCGGGTACAGGATAAACGCGCCCTTCTGACCGTGCGCTTCGTCGCCGATGAAACCGCAACAATTCAGAACAAGGACGGCGAATATATTTCCGGCAATCCGGATCGGGTGAAGGAAACCATCGATATCTGGACCTTTGCCAAACCGTTGAAATCCCGCGAACCAACCTGGTATCTGGTGGCTACGCGTGAGGAAGATGCGGATAAGAAGGGCATGCCGGAAACGGTGGCCTGA
- a CDS encoding O-antigen ligase family protein, with protein sequence MGSTPDQGALLSPRQTMVLLGALTLVLLAASLLPRTLSAMPLVLGAVPVLIWAGWTRTWPPVYPAALMCTGVIVALAACSTLWAIDPAEAGERAGKIAMVLIPGALMVGLCRGADRDTLARMAKIIPLAVMAGWSVIVGDYYTGQPLYRLTHGLDADIIIGTYETNRACMTLTLCSLPAMVMALRLWPGLVGWGMAAAIVALGFAAIHTSDSQTALLAFIIGVGVLVAFPVVSIWPRRILKWIMLAGIATGPFLAIAMFRHLATPMEPMFLDSAANPLERMEIWDFVSRYALQNPLTGFGIEASRVITDFDNAKIYEPASTIMHPHNGVLQIWIEFGALGAALTMVAVAALFRRIDGLGRTNRRLVLAVFLATCSVSLTGYGLWQGWWLGACMLMIGLTALTLKIRSVPVRFPLSFNRPAWLSPTA encoded by the coding sequence ATGGGGTCCACGCCTGATCAAGGGGCCCTCCTGTCACCGCGCCAAACCATGGTTTTACTGGGGGCGCTGACCCTGGTCCTGCTTGCCGCGTCCTTATTGCCGCGCACACTCTCCGCGATGCCGCTGGTGCTGGGGGCAGTGCCTGTGCTGATCTGGGCGGGATGGACCCGTACATGGCCCCCGGTTTATCCCGCCGCCCTGATGTGCACAGGGGTGATTGTGGCGCTGGCCGCCTGCAGCACGCTGTGGGCGATTGATCCCGCAGAAGCGGGCGAGCGCGCGGGCAAAATCGCCATGGTGCTGATCCCCGGTGCGTTGATGGTCGGGTTGTGCCGCGGTGCGGATCGCGACACGCTGGCCCGCATGGCCAAAATCATCCCGCTGGCCGTCATGGCCGGATGGAGCGTGATCGTCGGAGATTATTATACGGGCCAGCCGCTTTACCGCCTGACCCACGGTCTGGACGCCGACATCATCATCGGCACCTATGAAACCAACCGCGCGTGTATGACGCTGACCTTGTGCAGCCTGCCCGCCATGGTCATGGCGTTGCGCCTGTGGCCGGGTTTGGTGGGGTGGGGCATGGCCGCCGCGATTGTGGCGCTGGGCTTCGCCGCCATTCATACCAGCGACAGCCAGACCGCCTTGCTGGCCTTTATCATCGGGGTTGGCGTTCTGGTGGCGTTTCCCGTTGTGTCGATCTGGCCGCGCCGGATTTTGAAATGGATCATGCTGGCCGGAATTGCGACAGGCCCGTTTCTGGCCATCGCCATGTTCCGCCATCTGGCGACCCCCATGGAACCCATGTTTCTGGACAGTGCCGCCAATCCGCTGGAGCGCATGGAAATCTGGGATTTCGTCAGCCGCTACGCCCTGCAAAACCCGCTTACCGGGTTCGGGATTGAGGCCAGCCGGGTGATCACCGATTTCGACAACGCCAAAATCTATGAACCCGCCAGCACGATCATGCATCCCCATAATGGTGTGTTGCAGATCTGGATTGAATTTGGCGCGCTGGGTGCGGCCCTGACCATGGTGGCCGTGGCCGCCCTGTTCCGCCGCATTGACGGTTTGGGCCGGACCAACCGGCGTCTGGTTCTGGCCGTTTTTCTGGCCACCTGTTCGGTGAGCCTGACCGGATATGGGCTGTGGCAGGGCTGGTGGCTGGGGGCCTGTATGCTGATGATCGGGCTGACCGCGCTGACCCTGAAAATCCGGTCGGTTCCGGTCCGTTTTCCGCTATCCTTCAACCGTCCCGCTTGGCTCAGCCCCACGGCATGA
- a CDS encoding DUF4402 domain-containing protein, which translates to MMKSDKALLLAGGMLMSLTLAPLRAAAQTIDCNLPLVFGTLLSCPGAGSVTVTPSNGRSTTGCVTAIPGAFSRGVCLVQSVSSSATGADMVQISAPASVVLNGPGGATMVIDQFNVGTDAGGVQYTVTAGGAATAPIGARLNIQSGQAAGSYSGSYTINANYQ; encoded by the coding sequence ATGATGAAAAGCGATAAAGCCCTGCTTCTGGCGGGCGGTATGTTGATGAGCCTGACCCTCGCCCCGCTCCGCGCGGCGGCGCAGACGATCGACTGCAATTTGCCTTTGGTGTTTGGAACCCTGCTGTCTTGTCCGGGGGCGGGGTCGGTGACGGTAACGCCGTCGAACGGGCGCAGCACGACCGGGTGCGTCACCGCCATTCCGGGGGCGTTTAGCCGGGGTGTGTGCCTTGTGCAAAGCGTGTCGTCCAGCGCCACGGGGGCCGATATGGTCCAGATCAGCGCCCCGGCATCGGTGGTTTTAAACGGCCCGGGCGGGGCGACCATGGTCATAGACCAGTTCAATGTCGGAACCGATGCGGGCGGCGTGCAATACACCGTTACTGCTGGCGGGGCCGCCACCGCCCCGATTGGCGCCCGTCTGAACATTCAGTCCGGTCAGGCGGCGGGCAGCTATAGCGGCAGCTACACCATCAACGCCAATTACCAGTAA
- a CDS encoding SseB family protein, whose translation MSTPDSDNANDNAPPLEELMMLAALDENATMAFYDALVGATVFVPGAVTGQTEDGPELELHVWQADDDSSFIPVFTSEALLEEATEGDPVPYLSFVMRDLLAAIDDAAITINPESDISLTLEPDEVQELLNAIIDDSEDDDDEE comes from the coding sequence ATGAGCACCCCTGACTCCGATAACGCAAACGATAACGCCCCGCCGCTGGAAGAGCTGATGATGCTGGCCGCGCTGGATGAAAACGCGACCATGGCCTTTTACGACGCGCTGGTTGGCGCCACGGTTTTTGTGCCCGGTGCCGTCACCGGACAGACGGAGGACGGCCCGGAGCTGGAACTGCATGTCTGGCAGGCGGATGACGATTCATCCTTTATCCCTGTGTTCACCAGTGAAGCCCTGCTGGAGGAAGCGACCGAGGGAGACCCGGTTCCTTATCTGTCTTTTGTCATGCGGGATTTGCTGGCCGCGATTGACGATGCCGCCATCACCATCAATCCGGAAAGCGATATTTCGCTGACGCTGGAACCGGATGAAGTGCAGGAATTGCTGAACGCCATTATCGACGACAGCGAAGACGACGATGATGAGGAATAA
- a CDS encoding entericidin A/B family lipoprotein, giving the protein MRTGLMLAVLIVLAAGSLSACGNTIDGMGRDVERAGEKIQSW; this is encoded by the coding sequence ATGCGCACAGGTTTGATGTTGGCCGTTTTAATTGTTCTGGCCGCCGGATCGCTTTCGGCATGCGGGAACACGATTGATGGCATGGGGCGTGACGTTGAACGCGCCGGCGAAAAGATCCAGTCCTGGTAA
- a CDS encoding S24 family peptidase yields MTATSALTNATIPPIQNFKRDFSQLMTVSMKGDSMSPKIKPGDGVVIDTTLTLPTPEGLFALRVMGELDIVRLQWKPALKKLMIIRENPTYKTFVVDPSAICIVGRVIGIMRYE; encoded by the coding sequence ATGACAGCAACTTCAGCTTTGACGAACGCCACAATTCCACCCATTCAGAATTTTAAGCGAGATTTTTCTCAGCTCATGACGGTTTCTATGAAGGGGGATTCAATGTCTCCCAAAATCAAGCCAGGGGATGGTGTTGTGATTGATACAACGCTCACTCTCCCCACTCCTGAAGGTCTCTTTGCGCTCAGAGTGATGGGTGAGCTGGATATTGTCCGCCTTCAGTGGAAACCAGCCCTCAAAAAACTCATGATAATTCGTGAAAACCCTACATATAAGACCTTCGTGGTGGATCCCTCCGCAATCTGTATTGTGGGCAGGGTGATTGGAATTATGCGTTATGAATAA
- a CDS encoding FxsA family protein — protein sequence MVFLILFILIPLIEIALFAAIGGEIGVLNTLLLCVASATAGVMILQRQGLKTFFNLNEANNRGEIPIQQIFDGFCLFIAGILLIIPGFFTDFIAFALLIPPIRVVLRQSLAGWVQVHGFPGGPGARPGQDGPNGPSSTYTALDVEYEEISVTDPDDDTKKIGS from the coding sequence ATGGTGTTTCTGATCCTTTTTATCCTTATCCCCCTGATTGAAATCGCCCTTTTCGCCGCCATCGGCGGGGAGATTGGCGTGCTGAACACGCTGTTGCTGTGCGTGGCCAGCGCAACGGCCGGGGTGATGATCCTGCAAAGGCAGGGTTTAAAGACGTTTTTCAACCTGAATGAGGCAAATAATCGCGGAGAAATCCCCATTCAGCAGATTTTCGACGGGTTTTGCCTGTTTATTGCCGGTATTTTGCTGATTATTCCGGGTTTTTTCACTGATTTCATCGCTTTTGCCCTGCTCATCCCACCCATTCGGGTTGTTTTGCGGCAATCGCTGGCCGGATGGGTTCAGGTGCACGGGTTCCCGGGCGGCCCCGGGGCACGGCCGGGCCAAGATGGCCCGAACGGACCATCATCGACCTACACCGCTCTGGATGTGGAGTATGAGGAGATCAGCGTCACCGACCCGGACGATGACACCAAGAAAATCGGATCGTAA
- a CDS encoding PrnB family protein, with product MLKLSDYDITPDRGFLAPYEMDEVTLPSDFNAILISGKHLSDLMLTGRVRHFLNALPEIDMAAHIDHLNDAQLRRLMVHYSFIVQAYVWGEKEAAQTLPRNLAVPYCILADKIGQFPLLPYSSYTLDNWAKLDPRGDVALNNIYVIQNFYDGLDENWFILVHVEIEAKAGAALAAIPGLLDALAAKDGAGVTTGLRTILAAWEKINPVFDRMPEGCDPYIYYHRVRPYIHGWKGNPALPDGLIYDGVAKYAGKPQPFRGQTGSQSSIVPTMDALLGIAHENDPLREYLDELHQYRPPRHRKFIEDVAKNSNLRDFVAASGSAELVGLYNDIVNHVQAFRTRHLEYAASYINKQARDSEGNPVDIGTGGTPFMKYLKKHRDESGQHLLPLPPEKSA from the coding sequence ATGCTGAAACTCTCCGATTACGATATCACGCCTGATCGCGGCTTTCTGGCCCCCTATGAGATGGATGAGGTCACGTTGCCGTCGGATTTCAATGCGATCCTGATCTCGGGTAAGCACTTGTCCGATCTGATGTTGACGGGACGTGTGCGTCACTTCCTGAACGCGTTGCCGGAAATTGATATGGCGGCGCATATCGATCATCTGAACGATGCGCAACTGCGCCGTCTGATGGTGCATTATTCCTTCATTGTTCAAGCCTATGTCTGGGGCGAAAAAGAAGCGGCCCAAACCCTGCCCCGCAATCTGGCGGTGCCGTATTGCATTCTGGCCGATAAAATCGGACAGTTTCCGCTGTTGCCCTATTCATCTTATACGCTGGATAACTGGGCAAAACTGGATCCGCGTGGCGATGTGGCGCTCAACAACATTTACGTCATTCAAAATTTTTATGACGGGTTGGATGAAAACTGGTTCATCCTGGTCCATGTTGAGATTGAAGCGAAAGCGGGTGCCGCACTGGCCGCTATTCCCGGCCTGCTCGATGCGCTGGCCGCGAAGGACGGTGCTGGTGTAACCACGGGCCTGCGCACCATTCTGGCTGCGTGGGAAAAGATCAATCCTGTGTTTGACCGCATGCCGGAGGGGTGTGATCCGTATATCTATTACCACCGTGTCCGTCCCTATATTCACGGGTGGAAAGGCAATCCCGCTTTGCCGGATGGTTTGATTTATGACGGCGTGGCGAAATATGCCGGCAAACCACAACCGTTCCGCGGCCAAACCGGATCGCAAAGCTCGATCGTGCCGACCATGGACGCGTTGCTGGGCATTGCGCACGAAAATGATCCGCTGCGCGAATATCTGGATGAACTGCATCAATACCGCCCGCCGCGCCACCGCAAATTTATCGAAGATGTGGCGAAAAATTCGAATTTGCGCGATTTTGTCGCGGCATCGGGCTCGGCGGAGCTGGTTGGGTTGTACAATGATATCGTCAATCATGTGCAGGCCTTCCGCACGCGCCATCTGGAATATGCGGCCAGCTATATCAACAAACAGGCCCGTGATTCCGAAGGCAACCCGGTGGATATCGGCACCGGCGGCACGCCGTTTATGAAGTATCTGAAGAAGCATCGTGACGAAAGCGGTCAGCATTTGCTGCCGTTGCCGCCGGAAAAATCGGCGTAA